The Desulfomicrobium orale DSM 12838 genome includes a window with the following:
- the rfbC gene encoding dTDP-4-dehydrorhamnose 3,5-epimerase codes for MDAISLDIPEVFLFTPRVFGDERGFFFESFQASRFSQATGLNPDFVQDNHSRSTRGVLRGLHYQLPPHAQGKLVRVVKGCVYDVAVDIRASSPTFGKWTGAMLSEDNKQQLWIPPGFAHGFVALSETAEFLYKTTAYYAAQSERCILWNDPAIGIDWHYAGQPILSDKDSRGVLLAEAEVFP; via the coding sequence ATGGACGCCATTTCTCTGGATATCCCGGAAGTTTTTCTGTTCACCCCGCGCGTATTCGGAGACGAACGGGGCTTTTTCTTCGAGAGTTTTCAGGCGAGCAGATTCAGCCAGGCCACGGGGCTTAACCCCGATTTCGTGCAGGACAACCATTCCCGCTCCACGCGCGGCGTGCTGCGGGGGCTGCATTACCAGCTTCCGCCCCATGCCCAGGGCAAGCTGGTGCGCGTCGTGAAGGGCTGTGTCTATGACGTGGCCGTGGACATCCGGGCATCCTCGCCGACATTCGGTAAATGGACGGGAGCCATGCTCTCGGAGGACAACAAGCAGCAACTGTGGATTCCGCCGGGCTTCGCCCACGGGTTCGTGGCCCTGAGCGAAACGGCCGAGTTTCTCTACAAGACCACGGCCTACTATGCGGCCCAGTCGGAGAGGTGCATTCTCTGGAACGACCCGGCCATTGGAATCGACTGGCACTATGCGGGACAGCCCATTCTGTCGGACAAGGACTCCAGAGGAGTCCTGCTGGCCGAGGCCGAAGTGTTTCCGTGA
- a CDS encoding AzlD domain-containing protein, translated as MDQQTLFLTILGMAAVTYVPRVLPLLVLARRTLPDAVTRWLGFIPAAVLAAMLLPALTVTDQGFDFSEQNVFLWAALPCFLTGWKTKSAAATVAVGMACVAAGRYFLA; from the coding sequence ATGGATCAGCAGACGCTCTTTCTGACCATCCTCGGCATGGCGGCCGTGACTTATGTCCCCCGCGTTCTGCCGCTTCTAGTCCTGGCCCGGCGGACCCTGCCCGATGCCGTCACCCGCTGGCTCGGCTTCATCCCCGCTGCCGTGCTCGCGGCCATGCTGCTTCCCGCCCTGACCGTCACGGATCAGGGGTTCGATTTTTCGGAGCAAAACGTCTTCCTGTGGGCGGCCCTGCCGTGCTTTCTGACCGGCTGGAAAACAAAAAGCGCCGCCGCCACGGTGGCCGTGGGCATGGCCTGCGTGGCGGCCGGACGCTATTTTCTGGCGTAG
- a CDS encoding transporter substrate-binding domain-containing protein, protein MRNILTVLLVLMLWLAASPVQAAEKSVLDQVLERGTLRVGFDTFVPWAMKDKDGEYIGFEIDVARRVAKDMGVKLELVPTKWSGIIPALLTGKFDIIIGSMGIQPSRNLKVNFTRPYEYSGMSLVASSKLAPGISSLRELDSPDVTLAVKTGATSVIAAKKHMPKAVLRMFDDEAQALQEVLNGRAHAMVASAPFPEQQALRHKDKLYLPLKGDTFTHEPIGFAIRKNDVDFLNYLDNWILVADSEGWLKERHDYWFKTVDWESRIK, encoded by the coding sequence ATGCGTAACATACTGACAGTTTTACTGGTTCTCATGCTCTGGCTTGCCGCCTCCCCGGTTCAGGCGGCGGAAAAAAGCGTTCTGGACCAGGTTCTGGAACGGGGGACCCTGCGTGTCGGATTCGACACTTTCGTGCCCTGGGCCATGAAGGACAAGGACGGCGAGTACATCGGCTTTGAAATCGACGTGGCCCGGCGCGTGGCCAAGGACATGGGCGTAAAGCTCGAACTTGTGCCCACCAAATGGTCGGGCATCATCCCCGCCCTGCTCACCGGAAAATTCGATATCATCATCGGGAGCATGGGCATCCAGCCCAGCCGCAACCTGAAGGTGAACTTCACGAGACCCTACGAATACTCGGGCATGTCTCTGGTAGCCAGTTCCAAGCTGGCTCCCGGCATATCGTCCCTGCGGGAACTGGACAGCCCGGACGTCACCCTGGCCGTGAAAACCGGGGCTACTTCCGTGATCGCAGCCAAAAAACACATGCCCAAGGCCGTCCTGCGCATGTTCGACGACGAAGCCCAGGCTCTGCAGGAGGTGCTGAACGGCCGGGCCCATGCCATGGTGGCCTCGGCGCCGTTCCCGGAGCAGCAGGCCCTGCGCCACAAGGACAAGCTGTATCTCCCCCTGAAGGGCGATACATTCACCCATGAACCCATCGGGTTCGCCATCCGCAAAAATGACGTGGATTTCCTGAACTATCTGGACAACTGGATTCTTGTGGCGGACTCCGAAGGCTGGCTGAAAGAACGGCACGACTACTGGTTCAAGACCGTGGACTGGGAATCCCGGATCAAATGA
- a CDS encoding amino acid ABC transporter permease, whose amino-acid sequence MRKRPGPGADGSWATQRLAFGWLDGALLIALGAMVILAFRSAETHSGAPAQWRVLGHYLLRPDGSPGLLLQGLFTTVRLAVWSGLLALPLGTAAGLARTSRHLYLRLMAGTYVEICRNLPPLVLVFLCYYFLADQLTPLLSLQKTLSAAPEALKAAAEILIGRLDQADAFATACVTLGLYEGAYVAEIVRGAVQSVDRGQWEAGRAMGFPPLYLQMHIILPQAVRNAIPPLAGQVISTIKDSSIVSVISIQELTFQGSQLMATIYLPLEVWACVALLYFVLTFSCSLAASWLETRLRGLYTA is encoded by the coding sequence ATGAGAAAACGCCCCGGCCCGGGAGCGGACGGCTCCTGGGCCACCCAGCGGCTGGCCTTCGGGTGGCTGGACGGGGCGCTGCTGATTGCGCTGGGGGCGATGGTCATCCTCGCATTCAGAAGCGCTGAAACGCATTCCGGCGCGCCCGCGCAGTGGCGGGTGCTGGGCCACTACCTGCTGCGCCCGGACGGCAGCCCCGGTCTGCTGCTGCAGGGACTTTTCACCACCGTCCGTCTGGCGGTCTGGTCCGGCCTGCTGGCGCTGCCTCTCGGCACCGCGGCCGGTCTGGCCCGGACCAGCCGGCACCTGTATCTCCGGCTGATGGCCGGAACATATGTGGAAATCTGCCGCAATCTGCCGCCTCTGGTGCTGGTCTTTCTCTGCTATTATTTTCTGGCTGACCAGCTCACTCCACTTCTTTCCCTGCAGAAAACACTCAGCGCGGCTCCGGAAGCCCTCAAGGCCGCGGCCGAAATCCTCATCGGCCGTCTGGACCAGGCCGACGCCTTTGCCACCGCCTGTGTCACTCTCGGCCTGTACGAAGGAGCCTATGTGGCGGAAATCGTCCGGGGAGCAGTCCAGTCCGTGGACCGGGGGCAATGGGAAGCGGGCCGGGCCATGGGCTTTCCGCCCCTGTATCTCCAGATGCACATCATTTTGCCCCAGGCTGTCCGCAACGCCATCCCTCCTCTGGCCGGGCAGGTCATTTCCACCATCAAGGACTCGTCCATCGTGTCGGTCATCTCCATTCAGGAACTGACCTTCCAGGGATCGCAGCTCATGGCTACCATCTATCTGCCCCTGGAGGTCTGGGCATGTGTGGCCCTGCTCTATTTTGTCCTGACCTTTTCCTGCTCCCTGGCCGCAAGCTGGCTGGAGACGCGCCTGCGCGGCCTGTATACGGCCTGA
- a CDS encoding universal stress protein, with protein sequence MSMFTKILCPVDFSEASAPVAKVAREFALAFNAEIVALYVAPSMIQYEIFDLPAVSLPQLVGDITVGAEKTMVEFVAKHFPDVCATGKVVSGDAADSIVTLAQVEKADIIIMATHGRQGLNRLLFGSVAEKVVKTSPVPVMTIRPEA encoded by the coding sequence ATGTCCATGTTTACCAAAATTCTCTGCCCCGTGGATTTTTCCGAAGCAAGTGCCCCCGTGGCCAAGGTGGCCCGGGAGTTCGCCCTTGCCTTTAACGCCGAAATCGTGGCGCTCTATGTGGCGCCGTCCATGATTCAGTACGAAATTTTCGATCTGCCGGCGGTCTCCCTGCCCCAGCTCGTGGGTGACATCACCGTGGGCGCGGAAAAAACCATGGTGGAATTCGTGGCCAAGCATTTTCCGGATGTGTGCGCCACGGGCAAAGTGGTCAGCGGTGACGCGGCCGATTCCATTGTCACGCTGGCCCAGGTGGAAAAGGCCGACATCATCATCATGGCCACTCACGGACGCCAGGGTCTGAACCGCCTCCTCTTTGGCTCCGTAGCGGAGAAAGTCGTCAAAACCTCCCCTGTTCCGGTCATGACCATCCGCCCCGAGGCGTAA
- a CDS encoding AzlC family ABC transporter permease: protein MTIAFRPGPLGPAFRQTLPVILGYVPVGFAYGVLAQKSGISDLNAILMSLLVYAGSAQLIAVGLVSAASSPLTIVATTFIVNLRHLLMSAALAPFLKHWSGPRLALFAGEMTDETFALHAGRFARGDAGQAETFGINVMAHCAWAGSTALGVGASSFVTDVKPIGLDYALPAMFIALLLGQLKSRTHAAVALAAGILSISLFLAGFAQSHVLIATISAATLGLGVHTWISRRSF from the coding sequence ATGACCATCGCTTTCCGCCCGGGCCCGCTGGGTCCGGCTTTCCGTCAGACTCTGCCCGTCATCCTGGGCTATGTGCCGGTGGGCTTCGCGTACGGCGTGCTGGCACAGAAATCGGGCATATCGGACCTCAACGCCATTCTCATGAGCCTGCTGGTCTATGCCGGATCGGCCCAGCTCATCGCGGTGGGACTCGTGTCCGCCGCTTCTTCGCCTCTGACCATCGTGGCCACGACCTTCATCGTCAATCTGCGGCATCTGCTCATGTCCGCCGCCCTGGCCCCTTTCCTGAAACACTGGAGCGGCCCCCGGCTGGCCCTCTTTGCCGGGGAGATGACGGACGAAACCTTCGCCCTGCACGCCGGACGCTTCGCCAGGGGGGATGCCGGGCAGGCGGAGACTTTCGGCATCAACGTCATGGCTCACTGCGCCTGGGCCGGAAGCACGGCTCTGGGCGTGGGCGCGAGTTCTTTTGTCACGGACGTGAAACCCATCGGGCTGGATTACGCCCTCCCGGCCATGTTCATCGCCCTGCTGCTCGGACAGCTCAAGTCCCGTACGCACGCCGCCGTCGCCCTGGCCGCCGGAATCCTCTCCATATCTCTTTTTCTTGCGGGATTTGCCCAGTCCCACGTTTTGATCGCCACCATTTCGGCCGCCACCCTGGGCCTTGGAGTACATACATGGATCAGCAGACGCTCTTTCTGA
- a CDS encoding amino acid ABC transporter permease, translating into MAALTWAVMRGAEASGYSWQWYRIPAYIVLPDGSPGPLLRGAGVTLMISLFSFAGTSVLALAVALLRLSASPVGRFLAWTYLELIRNTPLLVQIFFVYFVLAPMVDMGRMQSAVLTLVFFESAYASEIVRAAILAIPRGQWEGALSLGMTRSSVYRRVILPQALQHALPSLTGQGVSLIKDSALVSTIALLDLTMQAQIIVAETFLAFEVWFTVAGIYLVFTLALSGLSKFLEKQETRRSHA; encoded by the coding sequence ATGGCCGCCCTCACATGGGCGGTCATGCGCGGCGCCGAAGCCTCCGGATATTCCTGGCAGTGGTACAGGATACCGGCCTACATCGTTCTGCCCGACGGTTCTCCGGGCCCGCTCCTGCGCGGGGCGGGCGTCACGCTGATGATCTCGCTCTTCAGCTTCGCGGGCACGTCCGTCCTGGCTCTGGCTGTCGCCCTGCTGCGTCTTTCCGCGTCCCCCGTGGGCCGGTTTCTGGCCTGGACCTATCTGGAGCTGATCCGCAACACGCCGCTTCTGGTGCAGATCTTTTTCGTCTATTTCGTTCTGGCGCCGATGGTGGACATGGGCCGCATGCAGTCCGCCGTTCTGACCCTGGTCTTTTTTGAAAGCGCGTACGCCTCGGAAATCGTCCGCGCAGCCATTCTGGCCATCCCCAGGGGGCAATGGGAAGGTGCGCTCAGTCTGGGCATGACCAGAAGCAGCGTCTACCGGCGGGTCATCCTGCCTCAGGCCCTCCAGCACGCCCTGCCTTCGCTGACCGGTCAGGGCGTTTCCCTCATCAAGGATTCGGCCCTCGTCTCGACCATCGCACTGCTGGACCTGACCATGCAGGCCCAGATCATCGTGGCGGAAACATTTCTCGCCTTCGAAGTCTGGTTCACCGTGGCGGGCATATATCTCGTCTTCACCCTGGCCCTTTCCGGCCTGAGCAAATTTCTGGAAAAACAGGAAACAAGGAGATCACATGCGTAA
- a CDS encoding FlgO family outer membrane protein, whose product MPARGFKKAFFLFLLAMVTACSGMPRILSSLPGMQPQLLQSSYGAADDLHDQLEDTDVAGYPMLVASFVNSGDFERTSNLGRLLSEQVASRLSQHGYAVKEIQLREDELAVRRKAGVFALSRNLSKVNPELEALSILVGTYTVIERQIYVNVRVLNIQDGVVLASSDFRLPYIRQRQTPAPDAGSDAVPSAGTRL is encoded by the coding sequence ATGCCTGCCCGCGGCTTCAAGAAAGCATTTTTTCTTTTTCTTCTGGCAATGGTGACCGCCTGCTCCGGGATGCCCAGGATTCTTTCCTCGCTTCCGGGGATGCAGCCGCAGTTGCTGCAAAGTTCTTACGGCGCGGCCGACGACCTGCACGACCAGCTCGAGGATACGGATGTCGCGGGGTATCCGATGCTCGTGGCCTCGTTCGTCAATTCGGGTGATTTCGAGCGCACCAGCAACCTGGGGCGGCTTTTGTCCGAGCAGGTGGCCTCCCGCCTGAGCCAGCATGGGTATGCCGTAAAGGAAATCCAGTTGCGCGAGGACGAACTTGCGGTCAGGCGGAAGGCGGGTGTCTTCGCCCTGTCCCGAAATCTTTCGAAGGTAAATCCCGAGCTGGAAGCGCTGTCCATACTGGTTGGCACATATACGGTCATTGAGCGTCAGATTTACGTCAACGTCCGGGTTCTGAATATCCAGGATGGTGTGGTCCTGGCCTCGTCGGACTTCAGGCTGCCGTACATTCGCCAGCGCCAGACTCCCGCGCCGGACGCCGGGTCCGATGCCGTTCCGTCCGCCGGTACGCGGCTTTAA
- a CDS encoding FlgO family outer membrane protein, translated as MIKTLLTLILVFTALPVWALENCRASRIETLCANITHKLIASIQVRVDRSSPIMAVSFVNLHNMEQTSELGRILSEEVTNNFFQFGYTIVEARLREETLTTHKESGEFALSRQIRHLAPAVDVQAILSGTYAIADDSVAVSTRVVDARTKALLAAAHCHLRLTPEVARLMQHPSPPTQARYSTRLLQLGNRDDATQIQGKLYNLGFYTGRIDGRWGKGSRAALGRFRASMGLPSHPHWDMETQKALLPDL; from the coding sequence ATGATCAAAACACTCCTCACCCTCATTCTCGTGTTCACGGCGCTGCCCGTCTGGGCCCTGGAAAACTGCCGGGCGTCGCGCATCGAGACCCTGTGCGCCAATATCACCCACAAACTGATTGCATCCATCCAGGTCCGGGTCGACCGGAGCTCGCCCATCATGGCGGTGTCCTTTGTCAATCTGCACAACATGGAACAGACCTCGGAACTGGGCCGCATACTGAGCGAAGAAGTCACCAACAACTTTTTCCAATTCGGCTACACAATCGTCGAAGCGCGGCTGCGGGAAGAAACTCTGACCACGCACAAGGAAAGCGGCGAGTTCGCCCTGAGCAGACAAATCCGGCATCTTGCTCCGGCGGTCGATGTCCAGGCCATACTCAGCGGCACATACGCCATTGCGGACGACAGCGTGGCCGTCTCCACCAGAGTCGTGGACGCCCGGACCAAGGCCCTGCTGGCCGCGGCCCACTGTCATCTCAGGCTGACGCCCGAGGTCGCACGCCTCATGCAGCATCCTTCTCCGCCGACCCAGGCCAGGTATTCAACGCGGCTGCTGCAACTCGGCAACCGGGATGACGCCACACAGATCCAGGGCAAGCTCTACAATCTCGGTTTCTACACCGGCAGAATCGACGGCCGCTGGGGTAAAGGCTCCAGAGCCGCACTGGGCAGATTCCGCGCCTCCATGGGCCTTCCATCCCATCCGCACTGGGATATGGAAACCCAGAAAGCGCTGTTGCCGGATTTGTGA